One genomic window of Punica granatum isolate Tunisia-2019 chromosome 1, ASM765513v2, whole genome shotgun sequence includes the following:
- the LOC116193034 gene encoding uncharacterized protein LOC116193034 has translation MKIPSFQGKSDPEAYLEWEKKVEFVFDCYSYSELKKVKLAAIEFSDYAIVWWDQLIINRRRNREPPIDTWEEMKRVMRKRFVPSYYYRELYNKLQSLRQGNRSVEEYFKEMEVAMIRANVEEDREATMARFLTGLNREIQNAVELQHYVELEDMVHMAIKIENQFKRRGNTRASQSPSTSTWKPNQWKKDEKQSTSMLKTEQKQEATGHVPQGKTDISTSRNRDIKCFKCQGRGHIASQCPNKRVMVMRDNGDIVTDTEDSDTDDMPPLEDVPEEEYLAPDALTLVARRALSLQTKGVKEVQRENIFHTRCYIKDKVCSVIIDGGSCTNVASTTMVEKLRLPMVKHPRPYKLQWLNDSGEIRVNKQVLVAFRIGKYEDEVLCDVVPMQAGHLLLGRPWQFDRRVKHDGFTNKYSFVLNQRSITLVPLTPQQVYEDQVRLQKEKRKQKNFYANMGEIRQAMFLNQPMIVLLYKEAFFNTNELDISLPSSVVSLLQEYEDVFLEETPHGLPPIRGIEHQIDFVPGATIPNRLAYRSNPEETKELQRQKDGTWRMCVDCRAINNITVKYRHPIPRLDDMLDELHGSCVFSKIDLKSGYHQIRMKEGDEWKTAFKTKYGLYEWLVMPFGLTNAPSTFMRLMNHVLRAFIGRFVVVYFDDILVYSKNLDDHKVHLKSVLDVLRKEKLFANMKKCTFCTDKLVFLGFVVSAQGIRVDEEKVRAIQEWPSPTSVSNVRSFHGLASLYRRFVKDFSSIAAPLTEVIKKNVGFRWGEEQEKAFQLIKEKLTNAPLLSLPNFSKTFEIECDASGVGIGAVLMQEGRPIAYFSEKLSGAALNYPTYDKELYALVRALETWQHYLWPKEFVIHTDHESLKHLKGQHKLNKRHARWVEFIETFPYVIRYKQGKENVVADALSRRYALLSTLDAKLLGFEHIKNLYADDHEFCEEYRACEKIPCGKFFRHDDFLFRENKLCVPNCSLRELLVQESHGGGLMGHFGVAKTLAILQEHFYWPHMKRDVERICGRCITCRQAKSRVQPNGLYTPLPIPSEPWIDISMDFVLGLPRTKGGRDSIFVVFSPFEVVYGFNPLTPLDLSHLPLTEHVNLDGKKKAEFVKQIHEKTRLNIERKTEQYTKHANKGRHKLIFEPGDWVWLHMRKERFPAQRRSKLLPRGDGPFQVLERINDNAYKL, from the exons atgaaaatcccatcgttccaaggaaagagtgatcccgaagcataccttgagtgggagaaaaaggtggagtttgtatttgattgttatagttattccgagctgaagaaagtcaaattagcagcaattgaattctcggattatgcaattgtttggtgggatcaattgatcataaataggcgaagaaatagagagccacctatagatacgtgggaggaaatgaaaagggtgatgaggaagcgatttgttcctagttattactaccgggagctgtataataagttacaaagtcttaggcaaggtaaccggagtgtagaggaatattttaaggagatggaagtggccatgattagagctaacgtagaggaggatcgggaggctactatggcaagatttttgactggattgaaccgagaaattcaaaatgccgtggaattacaacattatgtggagttggaggatatggtgcacatggccatcaagattgagaaccagttcaagaggagaggcaatacacgtgcaagccaaagtccaagcacatccacttggaaaccgaatcaatggaagaaagatgagaagcaatccacgtcgatgttgaaaaccgagcaaaagcaagaagcaaccggccatgttcctcaaggtaaaaccgacatttctacctccaggaatcgtgacattaagtgttttaaatgccaaggtaggggacacatagcaagtcaatgcccaaacaagcgggtcatggtgatgcgagacaatggtgacattgtgaccgacactgaagattccgacaccgatgacatgcccccattggaggacgttcccgaggaggaatatttagctccagatgcattgacattggtggcaaggagagcattaagcttgcaaacaaaaggagttaaagaagtgcagcgggagaacatctttcacactaggtgctacatcaaagacaaggtatgtagtgtgattattgatggtggtagttgtactaatgtcgcaagcacaacaatggtggaaaaattaagactgcccatggtgaagcaccctaggccgtacaagctgcaatggttgaatgatagtggtgagataagggtgaacaagcaggtgttagttgcatttcgaatcggtaaatacgaagatgaagtgttgtgtgatgtagtaccgatgcaagcaggacacttgttgctagggcgtccatggcaatttgatagacgagtgaagcatgatggctttacgaacaaatactcctttgtacttaatcaacgatcaatcactcttgtaccattgactccgcagcaagtatatgaggatcaagtgagattgcaaaaagaga agagaaaacaaaagaatttttatgcaaacatgggagaaattaggcaagcaatgtttttaaatcagccgatgattgtacttttgtacaaagaggcatttttcaatactaacgaacttgatatctctcttcctagttctgttgtttctcttttgcaggagtatgaggatgtctttctcgaggaaacaccacatggcttacctccaatccgagggattgaacatcaaattgattttgttcccggtgcgacaattccaaaccgactagcctataggagcaatcctgaggagacaaaggagcttcaacggcag aaggatgggacgtggagaatgtgcgttgattgccgagcaatcaacaacataacggtaaagtatcgtcatcctattcctcgcttagatgatatgttagatgagttacatggttcttgtgtattttctaaaattgatttaaagagtggttatcatcagattagaatgaaagaaggagatgaatggaaaactgcctttaaaacaaaatacggtttgtacgaatggttagttatgccttttggtttgactaatgctccaagcacttttatgagacttatgaatcatgttttacgtgcatttataggtagatttgtggttgtctactttgatgatatactcgtttacagcaaaaacttagatgatcataaggtacatttgaaatctgtcttagatgtgcttaggaaggaaaagttatttgctaatatgaagaagtgtactttttgcaccgataagcttgtttttttgggatttgttgttagtgcacaaggtatacgggttgatgaggaaaaggtacgtgcaatccaagagtggcctagtcccacaagtgtaagtaatgttcgtagttttcatggacttgctagtttatatcggcggttcgtgaaggactttagtagcatagcagcaccacttactgaagtgatcaagaaaaacgttggatttagatggggagaagaacaagagaaggcgtttcagctaatcaagGAGAAGTtgaccaacgctcctttattatctttacctaacttttctaaaacttttgagattgaatgtgatgcttcaggtgttggtataggtgcagttctcatgcaggaaggacgaccaattgcttacttcagcgaaaaactaagcggggcagccttaaactatccaacttatgataaagagttgtatgcattggttcgagctttagagacgtggcagcactacctatggcctaaggagttcgtgatacacaccgatcatgagtccttgaaacacttgaagggccaacacaaactaaacaaaagacatgcccgatgggtggagttcattgagacgtttccatacgtcattcggtataagcaaggtaaggagaatgtggtcgccgatgcactttctcgcaggtatgcattactctctacacttgatgcaaaattgcttggttttgagcacattaaaaatttatatgctgatgaccatgaattttgtgaggaatatcgagcttgtgagaaaattccttgtggtaagttctttaggcatgatgactttctgtttcgagagaataagttatgcgtgccaaattgttccttgagagagttattagtgcaggaatcacatggtgggggattaatgggacattttggagtagcaaagactttagctattttgcaagaacacttctattggccacatatgaaaagagatgttgagagaatttgtggtagatgcattacgtgtaggcaagctaaatccagagtgcaacctaacggtttgtatactcctttaccaattcctagtgagccttggattgatatttcaatggactttgtgttaggattacctaggactaaaggtgggagagattcaatttttgtggt